Proteins encoded by one window of Kribbella italica:
- a CDS encoding dihydrofolate reductase family protein: protein MRSLIVFCSVTVDGFMAGPDNDLGFMIDDEELETTLNGELMRAADAIVVGRKSYPEMSSYWTTAEGELAEWMNGTPKHVLSSDDSYDVSAWSSAALAAGDGVEQVRKLKARKGKSIVVFGGVETVRALVAAGLVDEYWFKVHPVVVGRGRSMFFDLTGRSELKLSSVRSFPSGSLGVVYTA, encoded by the coding sequence ATGAGATCGCTGATCGTGTTCTGTTCCGTCACCGTCGACGGGTTCATGGCCGGGCCGGACAACGACCTGGGGTTCATGATCGACGACGAGGAGCTGGAGACCACGCTCAACGGGGAGCTGATGCGGGCCGCGGACGCGATCGTGGTCGGGCGGAAGTCGTACCCGGAGATGTCGTCGTACTGGACGACGGCCGAGGGCGAGCTCGCCGAGTGGATGAACGGTACGCCGAAGCACGTGCTGTCCAGCGACGACTCGTACGACGTGAGCGCGTGGAGCAGCGCGGCGCTCGCCGCGGGTGACGGCGTCGAGCAGGTCCGGAAGCTGAAGGCCCGGAAGGGCAAGAGCATCGTCGTGTTCGGCGGCGTCGAGACCGTGCGGGCGCTGGTCGCCGCGGGGCTGGTCGACGAGTACTGGTTCAAGGTGCACCCGGTGGTGGTCGGGCGGGGACGGTCGATGTTCTTCGACCTGACCGGCCGGAGCGAGCTGAAGCTGAGCAGCGTGCGGTCGTTCCCGAGCGGGAGTCTGGGCGTCGTCTACACAGCGTGA
- a CDS encoding DUF4287 domain-containing protein, which translates to MSFQAYLDKIEEKTGMTPRALLEVAREKGFEGPETKIAPLAEWLKDEYGVGRGHAMAFLHVVKNGTTISDKHVGTTGVHRDASAELWLDGKATNPVG; encoded by the coding sequence ATGTCTTTTCAGGCGTACCTGGACAAGATCGAGGAGAAGACCGGGATGACCCCGCGGGCGCTGCTGGAGGTCGCCCGGGAGAAGGGTTTCGAGGGACCGGAGACGAAGATCGCGCCGCTGGCGGAGTGGTTGAAGGACGAGTACGGCGTGGGCCGCGGGCACGCGATGGCGTTCCTGCACGTGGTGAAGAACGGCACGACGATCAGCGACAAGCACGTGGGCACGACCGGCGTGCACCGGGACGCGAGCGCTGAGCTCTGGCTGGACGGGAAGGCCACCAACCCCGTCGGGTGA
- a CDS encoding DUF2975 domain-containing protein → MMDRVVVPLRVFLVLLFAGLVFAQVVSLPGQFGQLKGDGADLRWPLTVFSILEVVCVQVVIVCIWRLLTLVKADRIFSEKAFGWVNVILCAMVAGWVLLLGMTIYLSVRADDPGLPILLIGLVLAGGVVLLLMVVMRALLRQATTLQTDMEAVI, encoded by the coding sequence ATGATGGATCGGGTCGTGGTACCGCTCAGGGTGTTCCTCGTGCTGCTGTTCGCGGGGCTGGTGTTCGCGCAGGTGGTGAGCCTGCCCGGGCAGTTCGGGCAGCTGAAGGGGGACGGTGCGGACCTGCGCTGGCCGCTGACGGTGTTCTCGATCCTCGAGGTGGTCTGCGTCCAGGTGGTGATCGTCTGCATCTGGCGGCTGCTGACGCTGGTGAAGGCCGACCGGATCTTCAGCGAGAAGGCGTTCGGCTGGGTCAACGTGATCCTCTGCGCGATGGTGGCCGGCTGGGTGCTGCTGCTCGGGATGACGATCTACCTGTCGGTGCGCGCGGACGACCCGGGTCTGCCGATCCTGCTGATCGGGCTCGTCCTGGCCGGCGGTGTCGTGCTGCTGCTGATGGTGGTGATGCGTGCTCTGTTGCGCCAGGCCACCACCCTGCAGACCGACATGGAGGCGGTGATCTGA
- a CDS encoding helix-turn-helix domain-containing protein produces the protein MPIVVRIDVELAKRKMGVGEFAELVGLTPANVAVLKNGRAKAVRFSTLEAMCRVLDCQPGDLLEWVED, from the coding sequence ATGCCGATCGTGGTCCGGATCGACGTCGAGCTCGCCAAACGCAAGATGGGCGTCGGCGAGTTCGCGGAGCTGGTCGGCCTGACGCCCGCCAACGTCGCCGTCCTCAAGAACGGGCGCGCCAAGGCGGTCCGGTTCAGCACGCTGGAAGCGATGTGCCGGGTGCTGGACTGCCAGCCCGGAGATCTTCTGGAGTGGGTCGAGGACTGA